A window of the Acanthochromis polyacanthus isolate Apoly-LR-REF ecotype Palm Island chromosome 10, KAUST_Apoly_ChrSc, whole genome shotgun sequence genome harbors these coding sequences:
- the LOC127535755 gene encoding protocadherin gamma-A7-like translates to RPSRKIFFFFFSFAVLEIISRPPRRGTATPRGVGTPTLGTTAIDKTLPLKIQSSLTNYYNLVADKHFDRETTSEYDITIIATDSGSPPLSSSVTLQLKVSDVNDNVPLFDKASYSAYVTENNSPGMSITSVNAQDSDWNQNSRVSYFLENTHISGSPVSNYVSINSETGVLHAVRSFDYEQIKEFSLTVKAQDGGSPPLSSNVTVKIMIQDQNDNPPQVLYPVQTGGSVVAEMVPRSADVGYLVTKVVAVDVDSGQNAWLSYKLQKATDRALFEVGSQNGEIRTIRQVNDKDAVKQRLSVIVEDNGQPSRSATVIVNVAVADSFPEVLSEFSDFPHDKEYNDNLTFYLVLALTVVSFLFITCLVVIISVKIYRWRQSRILYHSNLPVIPYYPPRYSDTLGTTGTLQHVYNYEVCRTTDSRKSDMKYMPPMSQSLVSVDGDGTDAPQLEKQLSGNCSQMSTLVSDKLILCFSLLSCVFVHYAECNAQLGQP, encoded by the exons aggcCCTCTCgaaaaatttttttcttttttttttcttttgctgttctgGAAATCATCTCGCGACCCCCACGGAGGGGTACCGCGACCCCCCGGGGGGTCGGGACCCCCACTTTGGGAACCACTGCTATAGACAAAACGCTTCCGTTGAAAATCCAGTCTTCATTAACCAACTACTATAATTTGGTGGCAGATAAGCATTTTGATAGAGAGACTACTTCTGAATACGATATTACAATAATAGCCACAGACTCAGGTAGTCCTCCTCTTTCGAGCTCCGTGACGTTACAGCTTAAAGTATCTGACGTAAACGATAATGTTCCGTTGTTTGATAAAGCATCGTATTCTGCTTATGTCACAGAGAATAATTCACCTGGAATGTCAATCACTTCTGTCAATGCGCAAGACTCAGACTGGAATCAAAATTCAAGAGTCTCCTATTTTctggagaacacacacataagtGGTAGTCCAGTGTCCAACTATGTGTCCATTAACTCCGAAACTGGAGTTTTACATGCGGTTCGTTCATTTGATTATGAACAAATTAAAGAGTTTTCATTAACTGTGAAAGCTCAGGATGGAGGTTCTCCTCCACTCAGCAGCAACGTGACAGTAAAAATCATGATCCAGGACCAGAACGACAACCCTCCTCAG GTCCTGTATCCAGTCCAGACTGGTGGCTCTGTGGTGGCTGAAATGGTTCCTCGTTCAGCAGATGTGGGTTATCTGGTGACCAAAGTGGTGGCTGTTGATGTGGACTCTGGACAGAATGCGTGGCTGTCGTATAAACTGCAGAAGGCCACAGACAGGGCTTTGTTTGAAGTGGGCTCTCAGAATGGAGAGATCCGAACCATCCGCCAAGTGAATGATAAAGATGCAGTGAAACAGAGACTGAGTGTTATAGTGGAGGACAACGGGCAGCCCTCTCGTTCAGCTACAGTCATTGTGAACGTGGCGGTGGCGGACAGCTTCCCTGAAGTTCTGTCGGAGTTCAGTGACTTTCCACACGACAAGGAGTACAATGACAACCTGACTTTTTACTTAGTGTTGGCTCTGACTGTggtctccttcctcttcatcacGTGTTTGGTGGTTATTATCTCAGTGAAAATCTACAGATGGAGACAGTCTCGCATCCTGTATCATTCCAACCTGCCTGTCATTCCATATTATCCTCCACGTTACTCAGACACTTTGGGGACAACAGGGACTCTCCAACACGTGTACAATTACGAGGTGTGCAGGACGACAGACTCCAGAAAGAGTGACATGAAATATATGCCACCGATGAGTCAAAGTCTTGTAAGTGTAGATGGAGATGGGACTGATGCACCACAATTGGAAAAGCAACTGTCAGGCAACTGTTCTCAGATGTCTACTCTGGTGAGTGATAAGCTTATTCTTTGTTTCTCACTGTTGTCATGTGTTTTCGTTCACTATGCTGAGTGTAATGCACAGTTGGGGCAGCCATAG
- the LOC110968526 gene encoding protocadherin gamma-C3-like yields MATRIQLCPRNVRWRLLCMLPWKMVILGLLSFMGDRAAGQIRYSIPEELKKGSVVGNVAQDLGLDLKRLRSGRARIVSGENIQYTELKTDKGILVVNERIDREQLCGDVTPCSLSFEIILENPIELHRVTVEILDMNDNAPFFPNKDIHFETSESATTGSKFPVESAVDPDVGLNALQNYILSPNNYFVLKQHANPDGSKYAELVLQKPLDREEHPSLSLKVIAVDGGNPQRSGTVNINVSVLDANDNAPVFNQSIYRAVVIENAPKGTYITTVNATDADIGSNGEVIFSFAKIRGSTVDIFSIDENTGVISVAGLIDYEKEKKYELRLEARDRGGLTGTSKVIIDISDVNDNFPVINIMSFSNTISEDAPLGTTIAVINVKDADSEKNGQINCAIDQGFPIFSGRDPQNRIIGDPRPPLSPTCPKVKKKLLNVD; encoded by the coding sequence ATGGCAACCCGAATCCAACTCTGCCCTAGAAATGTAAGATGGCGATTGCTTTGTATGTTGCCATGGAAAATGGTAATTCTCGGTTTGCTTTCTTTTATGGGGGATCGAGCGGCTGGTCAGATTCGTTATTCCATCCCAGAGGAGTTGAAAAAGGGCTCTGTTGTTGGAAATGTAGCTCAAGACCTCGGTCTGGATCTGAAAAGGCTCCGCTCAGGCCGTGCACGTATCGTGAGCGGAGAAAACATCCAGTACACCGAGCTGAAGACAGACAAAGGGATTCTGGTCGTGAATGAGAGAATTGACCGGGAGCAGCTCTGCGGAGATGTGACACCATGCAGCCTCAGCTTCGAAATCATTTTAGAAAATCCAATCGAGCTTCACCGCGTCACTGTCGAAATTTTAGACATGAATGATAATGCTCCCTTCTTTCCGAATAAAGACATTCACTTTGAAACCAGCGAATCTGCTACAACTGGGTCAAAATTTCCCGTCGAAAGCGCAGTTGATCCTGATGTTGGACTGAACGCGTTGCAAAATTACATTCTATCTCCCAATAATTATTTCGTTTTGAAACAACATGCGAATCCAGACGGCAGTAAATACGCTGAACTGGTGCTGCAGAAGCCATTAGACAGAGAGGAACACCCCAGTCTCTCTCTCAAAGTAATAGCTGTAGACGGTGGAAACCCACAGAGATCTGGTACAGTAAATATAAATGTGTCTGTTTTAGATGCAAACGATAATGCTCCCGTATTTAACCAGTCAATTTACAGGGCTGTTGTCATAGAAAATGCTCCGAAAGGAACTTATATTACAACAGTTAACGCTACTGATGCAGATATTGGCAGTAACGGGGAGGTCATTTTCAGCTTTGCAAAAATAAGAGGCAGCACTGTTGACATATTTAGTATCGATGAAAACACGGGTGTCATCTCAGTTGCTGGACTTATAGActatgaaaaagagaaaaaatatgagCTCAGGTTAGAGGCAAGGGATCGAGGAGGTTTAACTGGGACTAGTAAAGTTATAATTGATATTAGTGACGTCAATGATAATTTTCCAGTTATAAATATAATGTCATTTTCCAATACAATATCAGAAGATGCTCCACTCGGTACTACTATAGCAGTTATAAACGTCAAAGACGCCGATTCAGAGAAGAATGGACAGATAAACTGTGCTATAGACCAGGGGTTCCCAATCTTTTCAGGCCGCGACCCCCAAAATAGGATCATAGGAGACCCGCGACCCCCCCTTTCCCCCACATGtccaaaagtaaaaaagaaactgttaaatgtgGATTAG
- the LOC110968543 gene encoding protocadherin gamma-A10-like has translation MACGIRHDAVRVKWRFGCGQNWRILFLLFSLTHLVTGHIRYSIPEEMKKGSLIGNVAQDLGLDLKRLRSGRARIVTGESIQYTELKTDKGILVVNERIDREQLCGDTTPCSFSFEVILESPMELHQITVEITDINDHSPTFKRNSINFEISESANTGARFSLASAEDPDVGVNGLKEYLLTENDFFILKQNSNADGKKYAEMVLQKPLDRETNPLLSLKLIAVDGGTPQRSGTVNIEVTVLDVNDNAPVFNQSVYKATVMENSPRDTYVATVNASDADFGSNSIVTYYFSDVNSGLSDLFKIDEKTGVILIKGSIDYEKDKKYELRIDARDQGGLTDSSKVIIEVTDVNDNAPTISIMSFTSPVSEDAPPGTTIGIINVKDLDSGDNGQVNCRIEQNSPFKIKSNLRNYYTLVTDTVLDRESVSEYNITVVATDAGVPPLSAKRTFHLKVSDVNDNAPAFSQNVYNTFITENNSPGVSVLMLRAKDPDENQNARISYILEDSNIGGSLISEYVSVNAESGVVHAVRSFDYEQIKQLIFVVKAQDGGSPPLSSNVTVKMMIQDQNDNPPQVLYPVQTGGSVVAEMVPRSADVGYLVTKVVAVDVDSGQNAWLSYKLQKATDRALFEVGSQNGEIRTIRQVSDKDAVKQRLSVIVEDNGQPSRSATVIVNVAVADSFPEVLSEFSDFPHDKEYNDNLTFYLVLALAVVSFLFITCLVVIISVKIYRWRQSRILYHSSLPVIPYYPPRYSDTLGTTGTLQHVYNYEVCRTTDSRKSDCKFGRAGSQNVLIMDPSCSGTMQRLQSEKSILDEPDSPLEVSSV, from the exons ATGGCGTGTGGAATAAGACATGACGCCGTGCGCGTAAAATGGCGTTTTGGCTGCGGACAGAATTGGCGGATTCTgttcctccttttttctctcactcATTTGGTTACTGGACATATCCGATATTCTATtccagaggagatgaagaaagGCTCTTTAATAGGAAATGTTGCACAGGACCTCGGATTGGATTTGAAACGGCTCCGCTCCGGTCGGGCCCGTATCGTGACCGGAGAGAGCATCCAGTACACGGAGCTGAAGACAGACAAAGGGATTTTAGTCGTGAATGAGAGAATCGACCGGGAGCAGCTTTGCGGAGACACCACACCGTGCAGTTTCAGCTTTGAGGTGATTTTAGAAAGTCCTATGGAGCTGCATCAAATCACAGTTGAAATTACAGATATAAATGATCATTCCCccacttttaaaagaaatagCATCAATTTTGAAATCAGCGAATCAGCAAACACCGGGGCTCGGTTTTCTTTGGCTAGTGCAGAAGACCCTGATGTGGGTGTTAACGGGCTCAAAGAATATCTCTtgactgaaaatgatttttttattctgaaGCAAAATTCGAATGCAGATGGCAAGAAATACGCAGAGATGGTGCTTCAGAAGCCGTTAGACAGAGAGACAAAtcctcttctgtctctgaagCTCATAGCAGTAGACGGTGGAACTCCGCAGAGATCTGGTACAGTGAATATAGAGGTCACCGTTCTTGATGTTAATGATAATGCACCAGTATTCAATCAGTCTGTGTACAAAGCTACAGTGATGGAAAACTCTCCCAGAGATACTTACGTTGCCACTGTTAATGCTAGTGACGCAGATTTTGGGTCAAATAGTATCGTGACTTATTATTTTTCAGATGTCAACAGTGGTCTCAGTGATTTGTTTAAGATTGATGAGAAAACTGGTGTAATTTTAATAAAAGGTTCCATCGACtatgaaaaagacaagaaatatgAACTCAGAATTGATGCAAGAGATCAGGGAGGTTTGACAGATTCAAGTAAAGTAATAATTGAAGTAACTGACGTCAATGATAATGCTCCTACTATCAGCATCATGTCATTCACTAGTCCTGTGTCAGAGGATGCTCCTCCTGGCACAACTATTGGCATCATAAATGTGAAAGACCTGGATTCAGGTGATAACGGACAAGTAAACTGTCGAATCGAGCAAAATTCACCTTTCAAGATTAAATCTAATTTAAGGAATTACTACACTTTGGTAACAGATACTGTGTTAGACCGTGAAAGTGTCTCAGAATATAACATCACTGTTGTTGCAACAGATGCAGGGGTTCCTCCTCTCTCAGCAAAACGAACCTTTCATTTGAAGGTCTCTGATGTGAATGATAATGCTCCAGcgttttcacaaaatgtttacAATACTTTCATCACAGAGAATAACTCTCCAGGCGTTTCTGTTCTCATGCTCAGGGCTAAAGACCCAGATGAAAACCAGAACGCCCGAATATCCTATATTCTGGAGGACAGTAATATCGGTGGATCTCTGATTTCTGAGTATGTTTCTGTGAATGCAGAGAGTGGAGTTGTACATGCAGTGCGCTCTTTTGATTATGAACAAATCAAACAGTTAATTTTTGTAGTGAAAGCGCAGGATGGAGGCTCCCCTCCACTCAGCAGCAAtgtgacagtgaaaatgatgATCCAGGACCAGAATGACAACCCTCCTCAGGTCCTGTATCCAGTCCAGACTGGTGGCTCTGTGGTGGCTGAAATGGTTCCTCGTTCAGCAGATGTGGGCTATCTGGTGACCAAAGTGGTGGCTGTTGATGTGGACTCTGGACAGAATGCGTGGCTGTCGTATAAACTGCAGAAGGCCACAGACAGGGCTCTGTTTGAA GTGGGCTCCCAGAATGGAGAGATCCGAACCATCCGCCAAGTGAGTGATAAAGATGCAGTGAAACAGAGACTGAGTGTTATAGTGGAGGACAACGGGCAGCCCTCTCGTTCAGCTACAGTTATTGTGAACGTGGCGGTGGCGGACAGCTTCCCTGAAGTTCTGTCGGAGTTCAGTGACTTTCCACACGACAAGGAGTACAATGACAACCTGACTTTTTACTTAGTGTTGGCTCTGGCTGTggtctccttcctcttcatcacGTGCTTGGTGGTTATTATCTCAGTGAAAATCTACAGATGGAGACAGTCTCGCATCCTGTATCATTCCAGCCTGCCTGTCATTCCATATTATCCTCCACGTTACTCAGACACTTTGGGGACAACAGGGACTCTCCAACACGTGTACAATTACGAGGTGTGCAGGACGACAGACTCCAGAAAGAGTGACTGTAAGTTCGGCAGAGCTGGTAGTCAGAACGTGCTGATAATGGATCCCAGTTGTTCAGGGACGATGCAGCGGCTGCAGAGTGAGAAGAGCATCCTGGATGAACCAGACTCTCCTCTTGAGGTTAGTTCAGTTTAA
- the LOC110971871 gene encoding protocadherin gamma-A5-like isoform X13: MACGRRHDDVCVKWRFGCGQNWRILFLLFSLTHLVTGHIRYSIPEEMKKGSLMGNVAQDLGLDLKRLRSGRARIVTGESIQYTELKTDKGILVVNERIDREQLCGDVTPCSFSFEVILENPMELHQITVEITDINDHSPTFKRNSINFEISEIANTGSHFPLTSAEDLDVGVNGLKEYFLTENDNFILKQNSNTDGKKYAEMVLQKPLDRETNPLLSLKLIAVDGGTPQRSGTVNIEITVLDANDNAPVFNQSVYKATVMENSPRDTYVATVNASDADFGLNSIVTYYFSDLNSGLSDLFKIDEKTGVILIKGSIDYEKDKKYELRIQAKDQGGLTDSSKVIIEVTDVNDNAPTISIMSFTSPVSEDAPPGTTIGIINVKDLDSGDNGQVNCRIEQNSPFKIKSNLRNYYTLVTDTVLDRESVSEYNITVVATDAGVPPLSAKQTFHLKVSDVNDNAPAFSQNVYNTFITENNSPGVSVLMLRAKDPDENQNARISYILEDSNIGGSPISEYVSVNAESGVVHAVRSFDYEQIKQLIFVVKAQDGGSPPLSSNVTVKMMIQDQNDNPPQVLYPVQTGGSVVAEMVPRSADVGYLVTKVVAVDVDSGQNAWLSYKLQKATDRALFEVGSQNGEIRTIRQVSDKDAVKQRLSVIVEDNGQPSRSATVIVNVAVADSFPEVLSEFSDFPHDKEYNDNLTFYLVLALAVVSFLFITCLVVIISVKIYRWRQSRILYHSNLPVIPYYPPRYSDTLGTTGTLQHVYNYEVCRTTDSRKSDCKFGRGGSQNVLIMDPSCSGTMQRIQNEKSILDEPDSPLEVRWNI; the protein is encoded by the exons ATGGCGTGTGGAAGGAGACATGACGACGTGTGCGTAAAATGGCGTTTTGGCTGCGGACAGAATTGGCGGATTCTgttcctccttttttctctcactcATTTGGTTACTGGACATATCCGATATTCAATtccagaggagatgaagaaagGCTCTTTAATGGGAAATGTTGCACAGGACCTCGGATTGGATTTGAAACGGCTTCGCTCCGGTCGGGCCCGTATCGTGACCGGAGAGAGCATCCAGTACACGGAGCTGAAGACAGACAAAGGGATTTTAGTCGTGAATGAGAGAATCGACCGGGAGCAGCTTTGCGGAGATGTAACACCGTGCAGTTTCAGTTTTGAGGTGATTTTAGAAAATCCCATGGAGCTGCATCAAATCACAGTTGAAATTACAGATATAAATGATCATTCGCccacttttaaaagaaatagCATCAATTTTGAAATCAGCGAAATAGCAAACACCGGGTCTCATTTTCCACTGACGAGTGCAGAAGACCTTGATGTGGGTGTTAACGGGCTTAAAGAATATTTCCTGACTGAGAATGACAATTTTATTCTGAAACAAAACTCGAATACAGATGGCAAGAAATACGCAGAGATGGTGCTTCAGAAACCGTTAGACAGAGAGACAAATCCTCTTCTATCTCTGAAGCTCATAGCAGTAGACGGTGGAACTCCGCAGAGATCTGGTACAGTGAATATAGAAATCACCGTTCTTGATGCCAATGATAATGCACCTGTATTCAATCAGTCTGTGTACAAAGCTACAGTGATGGAAAACTCTCCCAGAGATACTTACGTTGCCACTGTTAATGCTAGTGACGCAGATTTCGGGTTAAATAGTATCGTGACTTATTATTTTTCAGATCTCAACAGTGGTCTCAGTGATTTGTTTAAGATTGATGAGAAAACTGGTGTAATTTTAATAAAAGGTTCCATCGACtatgaaaaggacaaaaaatatgAACTGAGGATTCAGGCCAAAGATCAGGGAGGTTTGACAGATTCAAGTAAAGTCATAATTGAAGTAACTGATGTCAATGATAATGCTCCTACTATCAGCATCATGTCATTCACTAGTCCTGTGTCAGAGGATGCTCCTCCTGGCACAACTATTGGCATCATAAATGTGAAAGACCTGGATTCAGGTGATAACGGACAAGTAAACTGTCGAATCGAGCAAAATTCACCTTTCAAGATTAAATCTAATTTAAGGAATTACTACACTTTGGTAACAGATACTGTGTTAGACCGTGAAAGTGTCTCAGAATATAACATCACTGTTGTTGCAACAGATGCAGGGGTTCCTCCTCTCTCAGCAAAACAAACCTTTCATTTGAAGGTCTCTGATGTGAATGATAATGCTCCAGcgttttcacaaaatgtttacAATACTTTCATCACAGAGAATAACTCTCCAGGCGTTTCTGTTCTCATGCTCAGGGCTAAAGACCCAGATGAAAACCAGAACGCTCGAATATCCTATATTCTGGAGGACAGTAATATCGGTGGATCTCCAATTTCTGAGTATGTTTCTGTGAATGCAGAGAGTGGAGTTGTACATGCAGTGCGCTCTTTTGATTATGAACAAATCAAACAGTTAATTTTTGTAGTGAAAGCGCAGGATGGAGGCTCCCCTCCACTCAGCAGCAAtgtgacagtgaaaatgatgATCCAGGACCAGAATGACAACCCTCCTCAGGTCCTGTATCCAGTCCAGACTGGTGGCTCTGTGGTGGCTGAAATGGTTCCTCGTTCAGCAGATGTGGGCTATCTGGTGACCAAAGTGGTGGCTGTTGATGTGGACTCTGGACAGAATGCGTGGCTGTCGTATAAACTGCAGAAGGCCACAGACAGGGCTCTGTTTGAAGTGGGCTCCCAGAACGGAGAGATCCGAACCATCCGCCAAGTGAGTGATAAAGATGCAGTGAAACAGAGACTGAGTGTTATAGTGGAGGACAACGGGCAGCCCTCTCGTTCAGCTACAGTCATTGTGAACGTGGCGGTGGCGGACAGCTTCCCTGAAGTTCTGTCAGAGTTCAGTGACTTTCCACACGACAAGGAGTACAATGACAACCTGACTTTTTACTTAGTGTTGGCTCTGGCTGTGGTCTCCTTCCTTTTCATCACGTGTTTGGTGGTTATTATCTCAGTGAAAATCTACAGATGGAGACAGTCTCGCATCCTGTATCATTCCAACCTGCCTGTCATTCCATATTATCCTCCACGTTACTCAGACACTTTGGGGACAACAGGGACTCTCCAACACGTGTACAATTATGAG GTGTGCAGGACGACAGACTCCAGAAAGAGTGACTGTAAGTTCGGCAGAGGTGGTAGTCAGAACGTGTTGATCATGGATCCCAGTTGTTCAGGGACGATGCAGCGGATACAGAATGAGAAGAGCATCCTGGATGAACCCGACTCTCCTCTTGAGGTGAGGTGGAATATATAa
- the LOC110971871 gene encoding protocadherin beta-4-like isoform X2: MACGRRHDDVCVKWRFGCGQNWRILFLLFSLTHLVTGHIRYSIPEEMKKGSLMGNVAQDLGLDLKRLRSGRARIVTGESIQYTELKTDKGILVVNERIDREQLCGDVTPCSFSFEVILENPMELHQITVEITDINDHSPTFKRNSINFEISEIANTGSHFPLTSAEDLDVGVNGLKEYFLTENDNFILKQNSNTDGKKYAEMVLQKPLDRETNPLLSLKLIAVDGGTPQRSGTVNIEITVLDANDNAPVFNQSVYKATVMENSPRDTYVATVNASDADFGLNSIVTYYFSDLNSGLSDLFKIDEKTGVILIKGSIDYEKDKKYELRIQAKDQGGLTDSSKVIIEVTDVNDNAPTISIMSFTSPVSEDAPPGTTIGIINVKDLDSGDNGQVNCRIEQNSPFKIKSNLRNYYTLVTDTVLDRESVSEYNITVVATDAGVPPLSAKQTFHLKVSDVNDNAPAFSQNVYNTFITENNSPGVSVLMLRAKDPDENQNARISYILEDSNIGGSPISEYVSVNAESGVVHAVRSFDYEQIKQLIFVVKAQDGGSPPLSSNVTVKMMIQDQNDNPPQVLYPVQTGGSVVAEMVPRSADVGYLVTKVVAVDVDSGQNAWLSYKLQKATDRALFEVGSQNGEIRTIRQVSDKDAVKQRLSVIVEDNGQPSRSATVIVNVAVADSFPEVLSEFSDFPHDKEYNDNLTFYLVLALAVVSFLFITCLVVIISVKIYRWRQSRILYHSNLPVIPYYPPRYSDTLGTTGTLQHVYNYEVCRTTDSRKSDCKFGRAGSQNVLIMDPSCSGTMQRMQSEKSILDEPDSPLEVSFLGDVLKSALLFIKLFGNTEC; encoded by the coding sequence ATGGCGTGTGGAAGGAGACATGACGACGTGTGCGTAAAATGGCGTTTTGGCTGCGGACAGAATTGGCGGATTCTgttcctccttttttctctcactcATTTGGTTACTGGACATATCCGATATTCAATtccagaggagatgaagaaagGCTCTTTAATGGGAAATGTTGCACAGGACCTCGGATTGGATTTGAAACGGCTTCGCTCCGGTCGGGCCCGTATCGTGACCGGAGAGAGCATCCAGTACACGGAGCTGAAGACAGACAAAGGGATTTTAGTCGTGAATGAGAGAATCGACCGGGAGCAGCTTTGCGGAGATGTAACACCGTGCAGTTTCAGTTTTGAGGTGATTTTAGAAAATCCCATGGAGCTGCATCAAATCACAGTTGAAATTACAGATATAAATGATCATTCGCccacttttaaaagaaatagCATCAATTTTGAAATCAGCGAAATAGCAAACACCGGGTCTCATTTTCCACTGACGAGTGCAGAAGACCTTGATGTGGGTGTTAACGGGCTTAAAGAATATTTCCTGACTGAGAATGACAATTTTATTCTGAAACAAAACTCGAATACAGATGGCAAGAAATACGCAGAGATGGTGCTTCAGAAACCGTTAGACAGAGAGACAAATCCTCTTCTATCTCTGAAGCTCATAGCAGTAGACGGTGGAACTCCGCAGAGATCTGGTACAGTGAATATAGAAATCACCGTTCTTGATGCCAATGATAATGCACCTGTATTCAATCAGTCTGTGTACAAAGCTACAGTGATGGAAAACTCTCCCAGAGATACTTACGTTGCCACTGTTAATGCTAGTGACGCAGATTTCGGGTTAAATAGTATCGTGACTTATTATTTTTCAGATCTCAACAGTGGTCTCAGTGATTTGTTTAAGATTGATGAGAAAACTGGTGTAATTTTAATAAAAGGTTCCATCGACtatgaaaaggacaaaaaatatgAACTGAGGATTCAGGCCAAAGATCAGGGAGGTTTGACAGATTCAAGTAAAGTCATAATTGAAGTAACTGATGTCAATGATAATGCTCCTACTATCAGCATCATGTCATTCACTAGTCCTGTGTCAGAGGATGCTCCTCCTGGCACAACTATTGGCATCATAAATGTGAAAGACCTGGATTCAGGTGATAACGGACAAGTAAACTGTCGAATCGAGCAAAATTCACCTTTCAAGATTAAATCTAATTTAAGGAATTACTACACTTTGGTAACAGATACTGTGTTAGACCGTGAAAGTGTCTCAGAATATAACATCACTGTTGTTGCAACAGATGCAGGGGTTCCTCCTCTCTCAGCAAAACAAACCTTTCATTTGAAGGTCTCTGATGTGAATGATAATGCTCCAGcgttttcacaaaatgtttacAATACTTTCATCACAGAGAATAACTCTCCAGGCGTTTCTGTTCTCATGCTCAGGGCTAAAGACCCAGATGAAAACCAGAACGCTCGAATATCCTATATTCTGGAGGACAGTAATATCGGTGGATCTCCAATTTCTGAGTATGTTTCTGTGAATGCAGAGAGTGGAGTTGTACATGCAGTGCGCTCTTTTGATTATGAACAAATCAAACAGTTAATTTTTGTAGTGAAAGCGCAGGATGGAGGCTCCCCTCCACTCAGCAGCAAtgtgacagtgaaaatgatgATCCAGGACCAGAATGACAACCCTCCTCAGGTCCTGTATCCAGTCCAGACTGGTGGCTCTGTGGTGGCTGAAATGGTTCCTCGTTCAGCAGATGTGGGCTATCTGGTGACCAAAGTGGTGGCTGTTGATGTGGACTCTGGACAGAATGCGTGGCTGTCGTATAAACTGCAGAAGGCCACAGACAGGGCTCTGTTTGAAGTGGGCTCCCAGAACGGAGAGATCCGAACCATCCGCCAAGTGAGTGATAAAGATGCAGTGAAACAGAGACTGAGTGTTATAGTGGAGGACAACGGGCAGCCCTCTCGTTCAGCTACAGTCATTGTGAACGTGGCGGTGGCGGACAGCTTCCCTGAAGTTCTGTCAGAGTTCAGTGACTTTCCACACGACAAGGAGTACAATGACAACCTGACTTTTTACTTAGTGTTGGCTCTGGCTGTGGTCTCCTTCCTTTTCATCACGTGTTTGGTGGTTATTATCTCAGTGAAAATCTACAGATGGAGACAGTCTCGCATCCTGTATCATTCCAACCTGCCTGTCATTCCATATTATCCTCCACGTTACTCAGACACTTTGGGGACAACAGGGACTCTCCAACACGTGTACAATTATGAG